The following coding sequences lie in one Xanthomonas hyacinthi genomic window:
- a CDS encoding LysR family transcriptional regulator, protein MPAADLNLLAVLDVLLEERSVTRAAERLNISAPSVSRMLGRLRHVTGDPLLIRAGRDLVPTARALELHREVHRVVEDAGALLRPVTLNLATLERRFSVRANDGFVGTFAGLLLARLRSLAPKVELRFAPEGESDDAGLREGRIDLDIGALREMGPEVRIQTILRDHFVGMVRLEHPIFDSEITPEHFCRYDQLSISRRGRTHGPVDDALADLDLKRRVVLVVPSPQTALAALFESDLIVPVPNHVRRAAEAMGVKVRAFELPFQLKPVVIGQAWHPRFDKDAGHQFLRRAVREMCEAW, encoded by the coding sequence ATGCCTGCTGCCGACCTCAATCTACTTGCCGTGCTCGATGTTCTGCTTGAGGAGCGCAGCGTCACACGTGCTGCAGAGCGGCTGAACATCAGCGCGCCGTCGGTGAGCAGGATGTTGGGGCGCCTGCGGCATGTGACGGGCGATCCGCTACTGATCCGCGCGGGCCGTGATCTGGTTCCCACCGCCAGAGCACTGGAACTGCACAGAGAGGTGCATCGGGTCGTCGAAGACGCCGGCGCACTATTGCGGCCGGTTACTCTCAATCTTGCGACGCTTGAGCGTCGCTTCAGCGTCCGTGCCAATGATGGATTCGTCGGCACCTTTGCTGGCCTACTCCTCGCTCGTCTTCGTTCGTTGGCGCCCAAGGTCGAACTGCGCTTCGCCCCGGAGGGTGAAAGCGACGATGCTGGTCTGCGAGAGGGCCGTATCGATCTCGATATCGGGGCCCTGCGCGAGATGGGGCCGGAGGTCCGAATTCAGACCATCTTGAGGGATCATTTCGTTGGCATGGTGCGTTTGGAGCACCCCATCTTCGACAGCGAAATCACGCCCGAGCACTTCTGTCGCTACGACCAACTCAGTATTTCGCGCCGGGGCCGCACACACGGCCCGGTAGACGACGCGCTAGCTGACCTCGATCTGAAAAGGCGCGTGGTGCTGGTGGTTCCGTCCCCGCAAACAGCCTTGGCTGCGCTATTTGAAAGTGATTTGATCGTTCCCGTCCCCAATCACGTTCGCCGCGCAGCGGAGGCGATGGGCGTCAAGGTTCGTGCTTTTGAGCTACCGTTCCAATTGAAACCCGTCGTGATCGGCCAAGCATGGCATCCGCGATTCGACAAAGACGCTGGCCATCAGTTCCTGCGTCGAGCAGTTCGGGAAATGTGTGAGGCGTGGTGA
- a CDS encoding efflux transporter outer membrane subunit, with protein MRELLPRHQAILLACATVVFLSACAAGSHSIQPEAIALDPASLSPGRDIAGAALQGHVAVGTEWWTSWGDPQLDRLLASDALRAPSIEPAAARLRRASASLEEAGADRAPRVDASGEATGEHFPDHSTYPAPYAGSWSSDGALAVNASYALDFWGKRREAQAAASARADVASAETEEAILLLRTALVDAYVHLDAAYRLRDVAIAGLARRQGIVDLLATRERAGLATSIETTQAREAITFTRDEIARLDGEIALRRHQIAALLGRDPTFADGLARPSLKALEDPKPLSAIPANLLGARPDVAAARVSVEAAAHDIGVARAAFYPDVNLVAFAGVQSLGLDHLLRAGSTATGAGPTVTLPIFDGGRLRANLRGKAAAYDAAVAEYNNTLTRALQEVADGIASVSTERTRQSEARAAVAHWLRILDLQRLRERQGLSGAMDRLSNETALLLAERRAAESDSRVAITQVALIDALGGAWAPTSSDSSGHLIHQDN; from the coding sequence ATGCGTGAACTGCTTCCCCGGCATCAAGCGATCTTGCTCGCCTGCGCCACCGTAGTCTTCCTTTCAGCCTGTGCGGCGGGAAGCCATTCGATTCAGCCCGAAGCAATCGCTCTGGACCCTGCCAGTCTCTCGCCTGGGCGAGACATCGCGGGTGCTGCATTACAAGGCCATGTGGCTGTTGGCACTGAATGGTGGACGTCTTGGGGCGATCCCCAACTCGATCGGCTGCTTGCCTCTGACGCCCTGAGGGCGCCGTCGATCGAACCGGCCGCCGCACGTTTGCGCCGCGCATCCGCCAGCTTGGAAGAGGCAGGTGCCGATCGCGCTCCCCGAGTCGATGCATCCGGCGAAGCGACAGGCGAACATTTTCCCGATCACTCCACCTATCCCGCGCCCTACGCAGGTAGTTGGAGTAGCGACGGTGCCCTGGCGGTCAACGCAAGTTACGCCCTCGATTTCTGGGGCAAACGGCGGGAGGCGCAAGCGGCCGCATCCGCCCGCGCAGATGTCGCGAGCGCCGAGACCGAGGAAGCCATCCTTCTCTTGCGCACGGCGCTGGTGGATGCCTACGTGCACCTTGATGCCGCCTACCGGTTGCGCGACGTTGCGATTGCTGGCCTCGCGCGGCGGCAAGGGATCGTCGATCTACTGGCGACGCGCGAACGCGCGGGGCTTGCCACCAGCATTGAGACGACACAGGCGCGCGAGGCGATCACGTTCACGCGAGATGAGATCGCAAGGCTGGATGGCGAGATCGCGTTACGCCGCCATCAAATCGCTGCGCTGCTTGGGCGCGATCCGACCTTCGCCGACGGGCTGGCTCGCCCTTCACTCAAGGCTCTCGAAGACCCCAAGCCTTTGTCAGCCATCCCCGCGAACCTGTTGGGCGCTCGCCCGGACGTGGCGGCCGCACGCGTTTCAGTCGAGGCCGCCGCCCATGACATAGGTGTGGCCCGTGCCGCGTTCTATCCCGATGTGAACCTTGTTGCCTTCGCCGGTGTGCAAAGCCTTGGTCTCGACCATCTGCTGCGCGCAGGAAGCACCGCTACCGGCGCGGGGCCCACAGTGACGCTGCCGATCTTTGACGGGGGGCGGCTCCGTGCCAATCTGCGCGGGAAGGCTGCCGCCTATGACGCTGCCGTCGCCGAATACAACAACACGCTGACCCGCGCCTTGCAGGAAGTCGCTGACGGCATTGCCAGCGTGTCGACCGAGCGCACGCGTCAAAGCGAGGCACGCGCCGCCGTTGCGCACTGGCTGCGCATCCTCGATCTCCAGCGGCTTCGCGAGCGCCAGGGTCTTTCCGGCGCGATGGATCGGCTCTCGAACGAAACGGCACTTCTGCTGGCCGAACGCCGGGCAGCCGAGTCCGACAGCCGCGTCGCCATCACTCAAGTGGCGCTTATCGACGCTCTCGGCGGGGCTTGGGCGCCTACTTCCTCCGATTCATCAGGACATTTGATTCATCAGGACAATTGA
- a CDS encoding HlyD family efflux transporter periplasmic adaptor subunit: MTDTSSSRTVDPTAVRRKRLLFLGCGIGMAALGWAAYSWLSDGNSRSTDDAYVNGHVVTVTPQVAGTVIHIAADNADRVIAGTPLVEIDTTDARVELAAAEANLARAVRNVRGLFASDARFGAEISVAQANLDKTRADFQQRQAIAGTGAVTDEDVRHARDAVRSAEANLAAAREARAQAFAQTSGVTLASHPEVQAAAERVRAAALALARTRVVAPVSGMVAQRSVQLGRRVAPGDRLMAVVPLDGLWIDANFKEVQLDGICPGQPATVTADIYGRHVIYHGRVSDIEAGSGASFALLPAQNATGNWIKVVQRVPVRIRLDPAELARSPLRIGLSAKVAVDASHCDSNTRPAAPQSEEVALYSEQQRDADAIVARIIAASIGG; this comes from the coding sequence ATGACAGACACGTCTTCTTCTCGCACCGTCGATCCGACGGCCGTCCGCCGCAAGCGCCTCCTTTTCCTCGGCTGTGGCATCGGTATGGCCGCTTTGGGCTGGGCTGCTTATTCATGGCTATCGGATGGCAATAGCCGCTCAACCGATGACGCCTATGTGAATGGTCATGTCGTCACGGTGACTCCGCAGGTGGCGGGCACAGTCATCCACATCGCCGCCGACAATGCCGACCGCGTGATCGCAGGCACGCCGCTGGTTGAGATAGACACAACCGATGCGCGTGTGGAACTTGCCGCCGCCGAAGCCAATCTCGCTCGCGCAGTGCGCAACGTGCGCGGTTTGTTTGCAAGCGATGCACGGTTCGGCGCCGAGATCAGTGTGGCACAGGCCAACCTTGACAAGACTCGTGCAGATTTTCAGCAGCGGCAGGCTATCGCCGGCACCGGAGCTGTAACCGACGAGGATGTCCGGCACGCCCGCGATGCCGTGCGCAGCGCCGAGGCTAATCTTGCCGCAGCGCGTGAAGCCCGCGCCCAAGCGTTTGCTCAGACGAGTGGTGTGACGTTGGCGTCGCATCCTGAGGTACAGGCAGCGGCAGAACGAGTACGAGCAGCAGCCCTCGCTCTTGCCCGCACCCGCGTCGTCGCGCCGGTCAGCGGGATGGTCGCGCAGCGCAGCGTGCAGCTCGGCCGCCGCGTCGCGCCCGGAGACCGGCTGATGGCAGTGGTACCGCTTGACGGTTTGTGGATCGACGCGAATTTTAAGGAAGTTCAACTCGATGGCATCTGCCCTGGTCAACCAGCCACCGTTACGGCTGACATTTATGGCCGCCACGTCATCTATCACGGCCGGGTTTCGGACATCGAAGCGGGTAGCGGCGCATCCTTCGCGCTGCTCCCGGCGCAGAACGCAACCGGCAATTGGATCAAGGTCGTGCAGCGTGTTCCGGTGCGCATCCGGCTCGATCCAGCAGAACTGGCACGAAGCCCCCTGCGCATCGGCTTGTCCGCGAAGGTGGCGGTCGATGCCAGCCACTGCGACAGCAATACACGGCCCGCCGCGCCGCAATCCGAAGAAGTCGCCCTCTATTCCGAGCAACAGCGCGACGCCGACGCGATTGTGGCCCGCATCATTGCCGCGAGCATCGGTGGTTAA
- a CDS encoding DHA2 family efflux MFS transporter permease subunit, translated as MGTKQPIASLHGGKLVLAAITLGLASFMAVVDITIANVSVPTISGNLGVGSEEGEWTITSFAIANAICIPLTGWLGRRFGQVRLFIGAVAAFTLASVLCGLAWSFDSLLLFRVLQGAVSGPIVPLSQALLVAVFPPEKRTFAVAMWAMTNMAGPVAGPLLGGWITDSYSWPWIFLVNAPVGLFVVASTAMLLKGRDTPSIRLPVDLRGLSLLALGIGCLQITLDRGRTLDWFASPFICTTAILAVVSLVTLVIWELGEAHPIIDLRLFAHRNFTVGTIAVAAGFGLYFASLVLIPLWLQTNLGYSSTWAGLVTAPMGLFGILLAPFLGRWVAKGDARVYASIAFLAWAAVAWWRSGTATTIDAGTIALSHLAQGIGIGFFLTPVVSLSLAGLPTEKLASVSGLQTAIRMMSGSLIASLAQTFWDNRSRFHSTHLVERLSPLDEHSAAAVTTLRSSGLTDDQAWGVIARAQDVQAHMLALNDFFFFSSFAFLAALAIIWFAHAPRRA; from the coding sequence ATGGGTACCAAACAACCCATTGCATCGCTGCACGGAGGGAAGCTCGTGCTGGCGGCAATCACGCTCGGTCTCGCTTCATTCATGGCCGTGGTGGATATCACCATCGCCAATGTCTCGGTGCCGACCATTTCCGGGAATCTCGGCGTCGGATCTGAGGAAGGCGAATGGACGATCACCTCCTTCGCCATCGCCAACGCCATCTGCATCCCGTTGACCGGCTGGCTGGGCCGCCGGTTCGGGCAGGTACGACTGTTCATTGGCGCGGTGGCGGCGTTCACGCTCGCGTCGGTGTTGTGTGGCCTCGCTTGGTCGTTCGACTCGCTGCTGCTGTTCCGCGTGCTTCAAGGGGCGGTGTCGGGACCGATCGTACCGTTGAGCCAGGCGCTGCTAGTCGCGGTATTTCCGCCGGAGAAGCGCACCTTCGCGGTTGCCATGTGGGCGATGACCAACATGGCCGGGCCGGTCGCCGGGCCACTGCTCGGCGGCTGGATCACCGACAGCTATAGCTGGCCGTGGATATTTCTCGTCAATGCGCCCGTCGGCCTGTTCGTTGTCGCCTCAACCGCGATGCTGCTCAAAGGACGCGATACGCCGTCGATACGGCTACCGGTGGACCTGCGCGGCCTCTCACTCCTGGCGCTGGGGATTGGCTGTTTGCAGATCACACTGGATCGCGGGAGGACGCTCGACTGGTTCGCGTCGCCCTTCATCTGCACCACAGCGATCCTTGCCGTCGTCAGCCTTGTCACACTGGTGATCTGGGAGCTGGGTGAAGCCCATCCGATCATCGATCTGCGCCTGTTCGCACATCGCAATTTCACAGTGGGCACGATCGCGGTCGCGGCAGGGTTCGGACTCTATTTCGCGTCGTTGGTGCTGATACCGCTCTGGCTTCAAACAAACCTTGGCTACAGTTCGACATGGGCAGGCCTCGTCACCGCGCCGATGGGGCTGTTCGGCATCTTGCTCGCACCATTCCTCGGTCGCTGGGTGGCGAAGGGAGATGCGCGCGTTTATGCCAGCATCGCGTTTCTCGCTTGGGCCGCGGTCGCATGGTGGCGATCGGGTACGGCGACGACAATCGACGCCGGCACGATCGCACTATCCCATCTTGCGCAGGGCATCGGCATTGGCTTCTTCCTGACGCCAGTGGTCAGTCTCTCGCTCGCGGGCTTGCCAACGGAAAAGCTCGCTTCGGTATCTGGTCTTCAGACTGCTATCCGCATGATGTCTGGCAGCCTAATCGCGAGCCTCGCGCAGACCTTCTGGGACAACCGCTCACGCTTCCATAGCACGCATCTCGTTGAACGGCTGAGTCCGCTCGACGAACATTCGGCAGCGGCCGTCACCACTTTGCGCTCGTCTGGACTTACGGACGACCAAGCATGGGGCGTCATTGCACGAGCGCAAGACGTGCAAGCGCACATGCTCGCGCTCAACGATTTCTTCTTTTTCTCCAGTTTCGCCTTTCTCGCCGCGCTCGCGATCATCTGGTTCGCCCATGCGCCGCGTAGGGCGTGA
- a CDS encoding siderophore-interacting protein yields MLSLKSRTLHDARVIGIEDITPRMRRITVAGDGLKAMRVDHPAMWMKLFFPMPSNIKPQGRAYTIRAYNAEEGWMAFDFALHGDQGPTAWWIAHVREGDSLQLAGPRPGYWVDPGRHEHVLIGDATALPAISGIVEQLAAHAHALAFIEVADAAEEQALVCQAECTIQWVHSGAAFPGTTGSLELAVQQAILPKACQIFLAGEAFMVRAMRTHLLVDRGIPKASIDAKGYWRLGSSDYRDK; encoded by the coding sequence ATGCTCTCACTCAAATCTCGCACGTTGCACGACGCCCGTGTCATCGGCATCGAGGACATTACGCCGCGCATGCGGCGCATCACTGTCGCGGGCGATGGTCTCAAAGCCATGCGTGTTGATCATCCGGCCATGTGGATGAAGCTGTTCTTCCCCATGCCGTCGAATATCAAGCCCCAGGGCCGCGCCTACACCATACGTGCTTACAACGCCGAAGAAGGCTGGATGGCCTTCGATTTCGCACTGCACGGAGACCAGGGGCCAACTGCGTGGTGGATTGCTCACGTCCGCGAAGGAGATTCGCTCCAGCTTGCCGGGCCGAGGCCAGGTTATTGGGTCGATCCCGGACGACACGAGCATGTTCTGATCGGCGATGCCACCGCTTTGCCGGCCATATCTGGGATCGTCGAGCAGCTTGCCGCTCATGCGCATGCGCTCGCCTTCATTGAGGTTGCAGATGCTGCCGAGGAGCAGGCTTTGGTCTGCCAAGCAGAGTGCACCATTCAATGGGTACATTCCGGTGCGGCCTTTCCAGGGACGACCGGGAGTCTGGAACTGGCTGTGCAGCAGGCAATCCTGCCGAAAGCGTGCCAGATATTTCTGGCCGGTGAGGCATTCATGGTTCGCGCCATGCGGACGCATCTGCTTGTCGATAGAGGCATCCCCAAAGCATCAATCGACGCAAAAGGCTATTGGCGGCTTGGTAGTTCGGACTACCGCGACAAATGA
- a CDS encoding IS1595 family transposase, translating to MSINAVQFQPGLSMSEFIACYGTQAKCYRALYKWRWPQGFRCPSCAGRARSRFKRSVAIYYQCRACRHQTTLMAGTMFEGTKPPLRTWMLALHLLTATKTNLAALELMRHFGVNYKTAWRMKHKIMQAMAEREAPRTLSGFVQIDDAYLGGERNGGKAGRGSENKQPFLIAVQTDATFAAPSVAVIEPVRSFDNASLCDWTARRLAPECEVYTDGLACFRRLEEAGHAHTTLDTGGGRAATETPGARWVNVVLGNLKRAISGVYHAIAQGNYARRYLAEAAYRFNRRFRLRQMLPRLATAMMRCKPCAEPVLRAASNFHG from the coding sequence ATGAGCATCAACGCCGTGCAGTTCCAGCCTGGATTGTCGATGTCCGAGTTCATCGCATGCTACGGCACCCAGGCCAAGTGCTATCGCGCCTTGTACAAGTGGCGGTGGCCGCAGGGTTTCCGTTGCCCGTCCTGTGCAGGAAGGGCCCGGTCGCGTTTCAAGCGCAGCGTGGCGATCTACTACCAGTGCCGCGCCTGCCGCCATCAGACCACGTTGATGGCCGGTACGATGTTCGAAGGGACCAAGCCGCCGCTGCGCACATGGATGCTGGCCTTGCATCTGTTGACAGCGACAAAGACCAATTTGGCGGCGTTGGAGTTGATGCGCCATTTTGGCGTCAACTACAAGACCGCCTGGCGGATGAAGCACAAGATCATGCAGGCCATGGCCGAGCGCGAAGCCCCGCGCACACTCAGCGGGTTCGTGCAGATCGACGATGCGTACCTGGGCGGCGAGCGCAACGGTGGCAAGGCCGGACGCGGATCGGAGAACAAACAGCCGTTCCTGATAGCCGTACAGACCGATGCGACCTTCGCTGCGCCGAGCGTTGCGGTCATCGAGCCGGTGCGCAGTTTCGATAACGCATCGCTGTGCGACTGGACCGCGCGTCGCCTGGCGCCGGAGTGCGAGGTCTACACCGATGGGCTGGCCTGCTTTCGCCGCCTGGAAGAGGCCGGGCACGCGCACACGACGCTGGACACCGGCGGAGGGCGTGCGGCTACCGAAACGCCTGGCGCGCGCTGGGTCAACGTGGTGCTGGGCAACCTCAAACGCGCCATCAGCGGCGTGTATCACGCCATCGCGCAAGGCAACTACGCAAGGCGCTATCTGGCCGAAGCCGCCTACCGCTTCAATCGCCGATTCCGCTTGCGCCAGATGCTGCCGCGACTTGCCACCGCCATGATGCGCTGCAAGCCTTGTGCAGAGCCGGTTCTGCGTGCAGCGAGCAATTTTCATGGCTGA
- a CDS encoding type II toxin-antitoxin system RelE/ParE family toxin, protein MLLRSRQLGEPPLLGRRLPEYPGEDLRELLERPWRIIYRVTPEVIEIVTVRHYRQLLPDNPDQLV, encoded by the coding sequence TTGCTGCTGCGATCGCGGCAGTTGGGCGAGCCGCCGTTGCTGGGGCGGCGGTTGCCGGAGTATCCGGGCGAGGACCTGCGGGAGTTGCTGGAACGCCCGTGGCGGATCATCTACCGGGTCACGCCGGAGGTCATCGAGATCGTGACGGTGCGGCACTACCGGCAGTTGCTGCCGGACAACCCCGACCAGTTGGTCTGA
- a CDS encoding helix-turn-helix domain-containing protein — MAISDDERAFFIELGTRIHTLRKAQRITQVQLAEQLGVSQQTITAYESGNRRVPISHLPRLAALLGTSVEALIGQPAATGKRGPAPRIQQQLELVSRLPRAKQKMVSEVLDSLLAQAARG, encoded by the coding sequence GTGGCCATCAGCGACGACGAACGCGCTTTCTTCATCGAACTCGGCACGCGCATCCACACGCTGCGCAAGGCGCAACGCATCACCCAGGTACAACTGGCCGAACAACTCGGCGTCTCCCAGCAGACCATCACCGCCTACGAGAGCGGCAACCGCCGCGTGCCGATTTCGCATCTGCCGCGTCTGGCGGCATTGCTGGGCACGTCGGTCGAAGCCCTGATCGGGCAACCGGCAGCCACCGGCAAGCGCGGGCCGGCTCCGAGGATTCAGCAGCAACTGGAACTGGTCAGCCGCCTGCCGCGTGCCAAGCAAAAAATGGTCAGCGAAGTGCTCGATTCGCTGCTCGCGCAGGCCGCTCGCGGGTAA
- a CDS encoding DUF6037 family protein, with the protein MPSDYRRPTLADVTRTYGAHLDEADKPYFLGWLDNNLTPPNRVSDANLDKTKRCFGQRIRDICQRTNQSSRWTADPSKARAFVAPLDR; encoded by the coding sequence ATTCCGTCCGACTACCGCCGACCGACACTCGCCGACGTGACCCGCACCTACGGCGCACACCTCGACGAAGCCGACAAGCCGTATTTCCTGGGCTGGCTGGACAACAACCTCACGCCGCCCAACCGCGTCAGCGACGCCAACCTCGACAAGACCAAGCGTTGCTTCGGGCAGCGCATCCGCGACATCTGCCAGCGCACCAACCAGAGTTCGCGCTGGACGGCCGATCCCAGCAAGGCGCGGGCGTTCGTCGCGCCGTTGGATCGGTAG
- a CDS encoding RHS repeat domain-containing protein, with amino-acid sequence MLRIRVVKAALRVTAAAAISLLVVFSASAQTVRYVHTDGLGSVVLVTDKDRNIIERSEYEPYGSLLNRPLTDGPGYTGHVMDAATGLAYMQQRYYDPLGVFLSVDPVTAYQQPITNFCRYCYARNSPYKFTDPDGRDAVWKQDKNGNVTLAIPVHFSGSAVTAQVTSAIESRVEWLNIDNAKYKVDVVISGTSVGAGMNRMDLSPGLDQKNFGDVGEGTEYLGGNDAHIDSSKASFVDAAAHDILHFSGIRDGYEDSAVGKDGSRGAPTLKPGYDNKNIMAARRGTELKASNIDEAKQNRSTKKEIER; translated from the coding sequence ATGTTGAGAATTCGGGTGGTTAAGGCAGCGCTGCGCGTCACCGCCGCAGCGGCCATTTCATTGCTCGTCGTGTTCAGCGCCTCGGCGCAGACGGTTCGGTATGTCCATACGGATGGGCTGGGTTCTGTGGTACTGGTGACGGACAAGGACCGGAATATTATCGAGCGCAGCGAGTACGAGCCGTATGGGAGTTTGCTTAATCGCCCGTTGACGGATGGGCCTGGTTATACGGGGCATGTCATGGATGCGGCGACGGGGTTGGCATATATGCAGCAGCGCTATTACGATCCGTTAGGGGTGTTCCTTTCAGTTGACCCCGTTACGGCTTATCAGCAGCCGATCACGAACTTCTGCCGGTACTGCTACGCAAGGAATAGTCCGTACAAGTTCACTGATCCGGATGGGCGCGACGCTGTTTGGAAACAAGATAAAAATGGCAACGTGACGCTAGCGATTCCAGTCCATTTTAGTGGTTCTGCCGTAACGGCTCAGGTTACATCCGCTATCGAGTCAAGAGTTGAGTGGCTCAACATCGATAATGCCAAGTACAAAGTCGACGTAGTAATTTCAGGCACTTCGGTAGGTGCCGGTATGAATCGTATGGATTTGAGTCCGGGGCTGGACCAGAAAAATTTCGGAGATGTAGGTGAGGGGACCGAATATCTTGGCGGAAATGACGCTCATATCGATTCCAGCAAAGCATCGTTTGTCGATGCGGCCGCGCACGACATTTTGCATTTTTCCGGAATTAGAGATGGATACGAAGACAGCGCGGTGGGGAAAGACGGATCTCGCGGGGCTCCGACACTGAAACCGGGTTATGATAATAAAAATATTATGGCTGCGCGACGTGGCACTGAACTCAAAGCAAGCAACATAGATGAGGCGAAACAGAATCGGTCCACAAAGAAGGAGATTGAGAGATGA
- a CDS encoding RHS repeat domain-containing protein: MKIFLCLGLLLLSSLVEAQTVKYIHTDALGSIVAVTDANANIIERREYEPYGAQSSPVVQDGPGYTGHVQDAATGLTYMQQRYYDSSIERFLSVDPVLADGNTGGNFNRYRYAANNPYRFTDPDGRQEMAAERFGDSYGSWTPDERVPFEAVAVPATAALVAITPLVGPELALGLRVITRNVVEQPKLTGDQAKNLARFEKKFSKENRNVEVSHSKDGTVTFKNEVPGRVAGSKAVYEKTVDSSGKTTAATKTTYDPKGYSIHVKDKLK, from the coding sequence ATGAAAATCTTTTTATGCCTTGGGTTGCTACTTCTAAGTAGCTTGGTTGAGGCGCAAACCGTCAAATACATCCACACCGATGCCTTGGGTTCGATAGTGGCGGTCACCGATGCGAATGCCAATATCATCGAGCGTCGTGAATACGAACCTTATGGAGCACAGTCGAGTCCTGTTGTTCAGGATGGACCTGGTTATACAGGGCATGTGCAGGATGCGGCGACTGGGCTGACGTACATGCAGCAGCGTTATTACGATTCAAGTATAGAGAGATTTTTGTCGGTTGATCCTGTGCTAGCTGACGGTAACACGGGTGGCAACTTCAATCGATACAGATACGCCGCAAACAATCCCTATCGATTTACCGATCCAGATGGCCGGCAGGAAATGGCTGCTGAAAGATTTGGTGATTCGTACGGAAGTTGGACGCCTGATGAGCGAGTGCCATTTGAGGCTGTTGCTGTGCCAGCAACTGCAGCATTGGTGGCGATAACTCCTTTGGTTGGGCCCGAATTGGCATTGGGGCTTCGTGTTATTACGCGAAATGTGGTTGAGCAGCCTAAACTGACAGGCGACCAAGCGAAAAACCTTGCCAGGTTCGAGAAGAAATTTTCGAAAGAAAATAGGAATGTCGAAGTGTCACACAGTAAAGATGGTACAGTTACCTTTAAGAATGAGGTTCCCGGCAGGGTGGCTGGGTCAAAAGCTGTGTACGAGAAGACTGTCGATAGCTCAGGAAAAACTACAGCAGCTACGAAAACCACTTATGATCCAAAAGGGTATAGTATTCATGTGAAAGATAAGCTTAAGTAG
- a CDS encoding PilT/PilU family type 4a pilus ATPase codes for MSTIDFTSFLKLMAHQKASDLFITSGMPPAIKVHGKIAPITQTPLTAQQSRDLVLNVMTPAQREEFEKTHECNFAIGVAGVGRFRVSCFYQRNQVGMVLRRIETRIPSVDELNLPPVIKTLAMTKRGIILFVGATGTGKSTSLAAMIGYRNQNSTGHIITIEDPIEFVHKHEGCIITQREVGIDTDSWENALKNTLRQAPDVIMIGEVRTREGMDHAISFAETGHLVLCTLHANNANQAMDRVINFFPEDRRSQLLMDLSLNLRGVVAQQLIPTPDGKGRRVAMEIMLGTPLVQDYIREGEIHKLKDVMKESTNLGMKTFDQSLFELYQAGEISYEDALRHADSQNEVRLRIKLAQGGDAKTLAQGMDGVEIAEVR; via the coding sequence ATGAGCACCATCGACTTCACCTCGTTCCTGAAACTGATGGCGCACCAGAAGGCGTCGGATCTGTTCATCACCTCGGGCATGCCGCCGGCGATCAAGGTGCACGGCAAGATCGCCCCGATCACGCAGACGCCGCTGACCGCGCAGCAGAGCCGCGACCTGGTGCTGAACGTGATGACCCCGGCGCAGCGCGAGGAGTTCGAGAAGACCCACGAGTGCAACTTCGCCATCGGCGTGGCCGGGGTCGGGCGCTTCCGCGTCAGCTGCTTCTACCAGCGCAACCAGGTCGGCATGGTGCTGCGCCGGATCGAGACGCGCATTCCCAGCGTCGATGAGCTGAACCTGCCGCCGGTGATCAAGACCCTGGCGATGACCAAGCGCGGCATCATCCTCTTCGTCGGCGCCACCGGCACCGGCAAGTCGACCTCGCTGGCGGCGATGATCGGCTACCGCAACCAGAATTCCACCGGCCACATCATCACCATCGAGGATCCGATCGAATTCGTGCACAAGCACGAGGGCTGCATCATCACCCAGCGCGAGGTCGGCATCGACACCGACAGCTGGGAGAACGCGCTGAAGAACACCCTGCGCCAGGCGCCGGACGTGATCATGATCGGCGAGGTGCGTACCCGCGAAGGCATGGACCACGCGATCTCCTTTGCCGAAACCGGCCACCTGGTGCTGTGCACCCTGCACGCCAACAACGCCAACCAGGCGATGGACCGCGTCATCAACTTCTTCCCCGAGGACCGCCGCAGCCAGCTGCTGATGGACCTGTCGCTGAACCTGCGCGGCGTGGTCGCGCAGCAGCTGATCCCGACCCCCGACGGCAAGGGCCGGCGCGTGGCGATGGAGATCATGCTCGGCACTCCGCTGGTGCAGGACTACATCCGCGAGGGCGAGATCCACAAGCTCAAGGACGTGATGAAGGAGTCCACCAACCTGGGCATGAAGACCTTCGACCAGAGCCTGTTCGAGCTGTACCAGGCCGGCGAGATCAGCTACGAGGACGCGCTGCGCCACGCCGACTCGCAGAACGAAGTGCGCCTGCGCATCAAGCTCGCCCAGGGCGGCGACGCCAAGACCCTGGCGCAGGGCATGGACGGGGTGGAAATCGCGGAGGTGCGCTGA